The following proteins are encoded in a genomic region of Kosakonia oryzae:
- the uvrA gene encoding excinuclease ABC subunit UvrA encodes MDKIEVRGARTHNLKNINLVIPRDKLIVVTGLSGSGKSSLAFDTLYAEGQRRYVESLSAYARQFLSLMEKPDVDHIEGLSPAISIEQKSTSHNPRSTVGTITEIHDYLRLLYARVGEPRCPDHDVPLAAQTVSQMVDNVLSQPEGKRLMLLAPVIKERKGEHTKTLENLASQGYIRARIDGEVCDLSDPPTLELQKKHTIEVVIDRFKVRSDLAQRLAESFETALELSGGTAVVADMDDASAEELLFSANFACPICGYSMRELEPRLFSFNNPAGACPTCDGLGVQQYFDPDRVIQNPELSLAGGAIRGWDRRNFYYFQMLKSLADHYKFDVEAPWESLNDSVRKVVLFGSGKESIEFKYMNDRGDTSVRRHPFEGVLHNMERRYKETESSAVREELAKFISNRPCASCEGTRLRREARHVFVENTPLPTISDMSIGHAMDFFNNLKLSGQRAKIAEKVLKEIGDRLKFLVNVGLNYLTLSRSAETLSGGEAQRIRLASQIGAGLVGVMYVLDEPSIGLHQRDNERLLGTLIHLRNLGNTVIVVEHDEDAIRAADHVIDIGPGAGVHGGQVVAEGTLKDIMAVPESLTGQYMSGKRKIELPKQRVNADPEKMLKLTGARGNNLKNVTLTLPVGLFTCITGVSGSGKSTLINDTLFPIAQRQLNGATIAEPAPYRDIQGLEHFDKVIDIDQSPIGRTPRSNPATYTGVFTPVRELFAGVPESRSRGYTPGRFSFNVRGGRCEACQGDGVIKVEMHFLPDIYVPCDQCKGKRYNRETLEIKYKGKTIHEVLDMTIEEAREFFDAVPALARKLQTLMDVGLTYIRLGQSATTLSGGEAQRVKLARELSKRGTGQTLYILDEPTTGLHFADIQQLLDVLHQLRDQGNTIVVIEHNLDVIKTADWIVDLGPEGGSGGGEILVAGTPETVAECEASHTARFLKPMLK; translated from the coding sequence TTGGATAAGATAGAAGTACGGGGCGCCCGCACCCATAATCTCAAAAACATCAACCTCGTCATCCCGCGCGACAAACTGATTGTCGTCACCGGGCTGTCGGGTTCTGGTAAGTCCTCACTGGCTTTCGACACGCTTTACGCCGAAGGACAGCGCCGCTACGTTGAATCGCTTTCCGCCTATGCCCGTCAGTTTTTATCGCTGATGGAAAAACCGGACGTTGACCATATTGAAGGTCTGTCGCCGGCGATCTCGATTGAGCAGAAATCAACCTCGCACAACCCGCGTTCCACCGTCGGGACCATTACCGAGATCCACGACTATTTGCGTCTGCTCTACGCCCGTGTTGGCGAGCCGCGCTGTCCGGATCACGATGTGCCGCTGGCGGCGCAAACCGTCAGCCAGATGGTGGATAACGTGCTGTCGCAGCCGGAAGGCAAGCGCCTGATGCTGCTGGCACCGGTGATTAAAGAGCGTAAAGGCGAGCACACCAAAACGCTGGAAAACCTGGCAAGCCAGGGCTATATCCGCGCGCGTATCGACGGCGAAGTGTGCGACCTTTCCGATCCGCCAACGCTGGAACTGCAAAAGAAACACACCATTGAAGTGGTAATTGACCGCTTTAAAGTACGCAGCGATCTGGCGCAGCGCCTGGCGGAATCGTTTGAAACCGCGCTGGAACTCTCCGGCGGCACCGCTGTGGTCGCCGATATGGACGATGCCAGCGCGGAAGAGCTCCTGTTCTCCGCCAACTTTGCCTGCCCGATTTGCGGCTACAGCATGCGTGAACTGGAGCCGCGCCTGTTCTCGTTCAATAACCCGGCGGGCGCATGCCCGACCTGCGACGGCCTCGGCGTACAGCAATATTTTGACCCGGACCGCGTGATCCAGAACCCGGAACTGTCGCTGGCTGGCGGCGCGATCCGCGGCTGGGATCGCCGTAATTTCTACTATTTCCAGATGCTGAAATCGCTGGCGGATCACTACAAATTCGATGTGGAAGCGCCGTGGGAAAGCCTGAATGACAGCGTGCGAAAAGTGGTGCTGTTCGGTTCCGGTAAAGAGTCAATTGAATTCAAATATATGAACGATCGCGGCGACACCTCCGTGCGTCGTCATCCGTTCGAAGGCGTGCTGCATAATATGGAGCGCCGCTACAAAGAGACGGAATCCAGCGCGGTGCGCGAAGAGTTGGCGAAATTTATCAGCAACCGCCCCTGCGCCTCCTGTGAAGGAACGCGTCTGCGTCGCGAAGCGCGTCATGTGTTCGTTGAAAATACGCCGCTGCCGACCATCTCCGACATGAGCATCGGCCATGCGATGGACTTCTTCAATAACCTGAAACTTTCCGGTCAGCGGGCGAAGATTGCCGAAAAAGTGCTGAAAGAGATTGGCGATCGCCTGAAGTTTCTCGTTAACGTCGGCCTGAACTACCTGACGCTTTCCCGCTCGGCGGAAACCCTCTCCGGCGGCGAAGCGCAGCGTATTCGTCTGGCGAGCCAGATTGGCGCCGGCCTGGTGGGCGTCATGTACGTGCTGGATGAGCCGTCCATCGGTCTGCACCAGCGCGACAACGAGCGCCTGCTCGGTACGCTGATCCACCTGCGTAATCTGGGGAACACGGTGATTGTCGTCGAACACGACGAAGATGCCATCCGCGCGGCCGACCACGTGATTGATATCGGTCCTGGCGCGGGCGTGCATGGCGGCCAGGTCGTCGCGGAAGGGACGCTCAAAGATATTATGGCGGTGCCGGAATCATTGACCGGCCAGTACATGAGCGGCAAACGTAAAATTGAGCTGCCGAAACAGCGCGTGAACGCCGATCCGGAAAAAATGCTCAAGCTGACCGGCGCACGTGGCAACAACCTGAAAAATGTCACCCTGACGCTGCCGGTGGGTCTGTTCACCTGTATCACCGGCGTTTCCGGTTCCGGGAAATCGACGCTGATCAACGATACGCTGTTTCCGATCGCCCAGCGCCAGCTCAACGGCGCCACCATCGCGGAACCTGCGCCGTACCGCGATATTCAGGGGCTGGAACATTTCGACAAAGTGATCGACATCGACCAGAGCCCGATTGGCCGTACGCCGCGCTCCAACCCGGCAACCTATACGGGCGTCTTTACACCAGTGCGCGAACTGTTCGCCGGGGTGCCGGAATCACGCTCGCGCGGCTACACGCCAGGGCGCTTCAGCTTTAACGTGCGCGGTGGCCGCTGCGAAGCCTGTCAGGGCGACGGCGTTATCAAAGTGGAGATGCACTTCCTGCCGGATATTTATGTGCCGTGCGATCAGTGCAAAGGCAAACGCTATAACCGCGAAACGCTGGAGATCAAATACAAAGGCAAAACCATCCATGAAGTGCTGGATATGACCATCGAAGAAGCTCGTGAATTCTTTGATGCCGTTCCGGCGCTGGCGCGTAAGTTACAAACGCTGATGGATGTCGGGCTGACCTATATTCGTCTGGGACAGTCGGCCACCACGCTCTCCGGCGGCGAGGCGCAGCGCGTGAAACTGGCGCGCGAGTTGTCGAAACGCGGCACCGGGCAAACGCTCTATATCCTCGATGAACCGACGACCGGTCTGCACTTTGCCGATATCCAGCAGTTGCTGGACGTGCTGCATCAGTTGCGCGATCAGGGTAATACCATCGTGGTGATTGAGCACAACCTGGACGTGATTAAAACGGCGGACTGGATTGTCGATCTCGGCCCGGAAGGGGGCAGCGGCGGCGGTGAAATCCTCGTTGCCGGTACGCCGGAAACCGTCGCCGAATGCGAAGCCTCGCACACGGCGCGATTCCTTAAACCGATGCTGAAATAG